The DNA window AATTGTTTAAGAGATCTGTACCTGAATTGCACAAGTAGACTTGGAAATGATGGCTTGTTAGTAAATGTGGAAGGAGGGATCACTAAGGCAGAGCAGAGACGGATCGAGGAGGTTTTTGATGAGCTTTGCCCTCCACCATGCATAGAACACATTGACATCAGTGGGTATTTTGGTCAGCGATTCCCAAGGTCGATGATGCCAACAGTAGTTGCACCACTTAGGAGCTTGAGGACGCTAATGATGGATGACTTAGCATGCTGCACAGAGCTTCCTAGTGGCTTGAGTCAGCTCCCTTGCTTGGAGCTCCTACAGATCATTCGTGCCCCGGGCATCAAGTGTGTTGGGCGTGAATTCTTGCAACTAAACAATCAGCAAGGGGTTGCATTTCCCAGATTGCAGAACCTGCATTTTGAGGGAATGGTTGAATGGGAGGAATGGGCGTGGGTGGAACAAGTGAAAGCCTTGCCTATCTTGAAGAACCTTCATATCAGTATGTGCAAGTTGAGGCGCGGTCCTCCTGGCCTCGCCTTCCACACTAGGGATTTGAAGAAATTAGGCATATATGATGTCAAGCACCTAAGATATTTGGAGGACTTCACTTCTGTTGTCCACCTCGACGTGTTTAGTAACAATGACCTGGAGCGGATCAGTAATCTACCAAAACTGCAGAAGCTCGTCATCTTCAAGCGCCCAAAGATGAAGGTATTGGAGGGCATGCCTGCACTACAGAGACTCACTTTGGATGATTATGACATGGAAACAGTCCCCAGGTATCTGTAGGATGTAAACCCAAGAAATTTGCTACTACATTGTTCCTTACTGCTGCTCACTTCCATAGCAGCAAGGAAATCTGGTCCTGAGTGGAACAAGTTGAGCCACATCCAGCAAGTCAAAGCCCATGCACATGATAAAGGAAATCCAAGGAAGTGGTATGTGCTCTACACAAGGGATCCCTTCCTCTTTGCGGCAAATATCAGCCGCTCTGCCATTAGCCAAGGTAAATTAATTTCGAGATACTATGTTTTGCTTGTCTGTTCTTTTAGTTTCTTCTGGTCGATTCAATCGATCATCCACAGCCAACAGGTATCGCACGGCGCTTGCTTACATGAAAACATGTCCCATCTGAGATGAGCCACTTTAAATCTGCTTTTCAATGAACTAATTACCATATCAACTATAATCAAAAAATAACTAACTTCAAAATCCTTCTCAGCTTGCAAAATAGCTTCATTGCAGTTAGTTTTATCAAATTGTTTCTTCCTAATAGAATGACGCTTTACTAGAAAGGATGCCTCTACCCCCATTTCAAGTGCAATTTATGTGGTAGCAAACACACTATTAGCAAACCCACTCATCTAGATACGACCAGAGTCCTTGATCTTCTGGATGCGTAGTTTGTTCCTCCACAGCAACTATTGCCCACTCATCTAGATTTCTTGAAGTGCTTGTATTACTTTGAAAGAATTTATCAATAGCTCCTCTTTGTGATTGTATCAAGTCATCtatccttctcttcttttttcttttctcactTCTAGGTATCCAGATGCGTGTTTTTTTGGCAACATGAGTTCACTGTAAATTTAGAAATTAGCAAGTAATTTATGAAAATTATGTCATACTAGATTGAAGCCAACATCATAATAAAATTGAGTGCTAGTAAATTACCTGGATGAGGACTAGAGAAAATGATTATTCACTGCCCTAGCTGCACAGTAAATTCGAAATCACAATTTCAGAGGAGTCCCATGTGGCCAAGACGCCAAGTCTTGTATTCTAAAGATTAAAGATTGGAGACAAAGAAAAATTAAATATTGCTTGAACATATATATTCTTGACATACATCAATCAAGGGCTTAGGGGCAATTGGGTACCTCCCAGAAGGCTCGAACGGAGAGACAGAGTAATCTCAGTTGGAGGACACCAGTGTGAGGACAAACGTTTGCCCCTGTGCCTACGCTTCAGGTAAATTTTCCTCCACGATGTTAACATTTCATGGTGTCCTGTTAATTTCAGTTAACGTACTGGGGCAACACGTACGTGCAGATGCAACGCCTATCGTCATTTAGCTTTCATGAAGCCAACCACATCGCTTCCCCATCTTTTCAGTGGACCGAAGCAGCAGTGTATTCTGCGAGCACACGGATTATTCTGGCCAGACATATCTAAGCCACAAGAGGAAAAGTCAAGGACTTACTGTGAATCAATGAATTTTGGACATTTTTTGGTGATCTGCATCTGTACCTTCTGTCAACTGCTTGTatgtaggaatacaaaaagaaaaCTTGCTctgttttcattttttgttcACTCTGCTTCCTTTAGCTTCCTCCAGTTCATGTACCCACCAAGCTAAGCTAGCATCTGAATTAGTCTTGTCATCCAAGGCAtcagcggcggatccaaagggggggctgggggggctccagccccccctaatttcttgatttcaagcctaaccactgtagcaaaagcttgatttcaccattaaatctttatgcaaatcaacatctccattgttttagcccccccttatcccgcatcgtgcatccgccactgcaaGGCATCAAACAAATGGGTCCATCGATCATCGACCGCCCATACAGCAAGTCTTCCTGTTTGCTGCCAAAGGACTTCACATCTATCGCTGTTCTTTTCATTCAATCTATTCCAATAAAAACGGTTAAATTCCTACGTACCAGCAAAGAAATCGAGGATGGAAAGGAATGCAACAGTGTCACGATTGGTGTCTTTTACCAGATTACTGTGACATCCATTATTACCGTACCGTGTCGTCGGCTGAATAATACAAATGCCCGTCTTCCTCAGACGCGTGACGGTGGTCATGCACAGCATCGGCCCACAGCCTGTTAGGTTTGTTTTGTCTAGTTGCTTGATGATGATGGCCGAGATTGGCCCTCTTCAGCGGTTCGACGAAACCGGGCCCGTTTCGAACCGTCGAAGCAAGTTCCGGCAGCGCTGAACAGTCGCCTACGGCCCTATGCTGTTCTCTGCCGGGACAGCGTTGATCGCACGAGCACCGCCTCCGCCTCGTAGTCAAGGTCAAGCGACCCTTGTGTGCCGGAACCTTCCGCTCAGCGAGGATTTTCAACTTTACGAATAtggagtttatttgaaactttcattcaaaatgttttacaatggaaaaacttataacctgttatgatgtatataacggatcctcatgttaatgtttaacttgttattaaatgattttattttcgttgaaactctgataacatggttatatcccgctgttataaacaatagatattatactctgatgttgcatgaaaagtgacGTAAGAATGgctaaaatattgtaagctttattctcccatttatgattCTGTTGAAAAATTTGGATTTTCGGACTCTTCCTTGGAGTGTGCTCGACAGGACTGCCTGATGTAGCTTATCTTCGGGAtacttagtgtctagtgaaagacaaACGTCTTCGTAAGTGAATTATTTCGGACCGTTATGTCACACCCACCGCCTGCATGCCCATGACCAAACCGCGCGCCCAGAGCCCCTGCACACGTACATGAAGAAGAACACCACACACAGAGCAGCACCATCAGGTCTTGCCGTGAGGCCGCGAATCCGAGGATGGGGCGGCAGGCTGCCTGTCCTGGACGAGTAGacacccgtgcaggagctccCACACCCGGGAGCACCACACACGAGGATGTCATGCCACGAGGCTCACAAGCATGCGTCCGCGTCAGGTCGCGGAGCGCCATGCTGGGCAACCCACCGACCAGGGACGCCGGCAGTTCAGAGGACGAAGACGCCAGAGCAGAAGTAAGCGAAGATGAGCCCCATGCAAACCCAGAAGGGGCTCGAGACGGAGGGCCCGCGCGCACTCCAGGGATCCGAGCGGGCACAACCCCACCATTGGGAACTCGTCTCCGGCAGGTCGACGCACCAGAGTTTCGCGGTGGGGGAGGCGCGCCAACATGCAACCAGggttttttttatcggccgaaaATCACGGAAATTTTCAAAATTTCCTTTCTATCCAcagggtccgataaaatttgacatcgGCCAAATTTTTCCCTTCTTTCCTACTTTCTcacagacaacccaaattcagccgtgcgacaatcccacactataatgttttattcttgtttttatctgtgaacaagtgatgtttaatagcttaggaatagtttcaagtcaaattctacggaatttttttaaaacaatttgaattttttctgaatttggtccgatatttccgatatatcttgcttatcttatttatccatgacctccgataaatttttatttccgataatgaaaaccttACGTGCAACAACACTTGGAGAAGGGAGGAGCACCCGGGCCCCTGCCGGGGGAAACTCGGCGCCGGTGGGTCGATGCCTGGGAGTTCCGCAACGAGGAGCACGCACCAGCACGCGTCAGGGCTGGGACGGGAGGCGGGAGGAGGGTGCCGGTCGCAGGCAAGCGTGGATCCGTAGTAGATCCGAGCTCAAGGGCCCCGGATCCGGCCCGCCGGCCACCCAATGTCACCGGTGACAGAGAAGATAAGGTGGGCAGTGGAAAGGGATTGGGAGAGGGGCGCCGGTCGCAGGCACGCGGATGCGAAGTTAGAGATGGCAGATTCGATCTCGTGGGCCATGGATCTGGCCCGCCGGCCGCCCAATGTCACCCGAGATGGAGAAGAGAAGGTGGGCAGTGGAAAGGGATTGGGAGGGGGAGGTCAAACAAGACCCTGTTTTTAGGGCCCAAGACCGTCGGGAGGGAGTCATGCATCGAATAATTGTAGTGTTATTGGTCTTGATTTGTAAGTTGTCTTTTTGTTGGAATTTATAGGAAGAAGCTGCCAAACTGCACGACTTGGAGCGACGACTCCTTGTTCTAATACCAGCAAAGAACAACACATATCCTCACATTCTCATTTCATCCATCTTCTTGACACATGCGCCTCTCTGCGGCAACCGCGATGCCACGAGAACTGAGTATGGTAGCAGCTGCGGCACCGGCCACGGCGCCGACCGCCTCTGTGGATGAGGTGGTCTCCTTCAAATTCCTCTTCCAGTTCCTGACGAAGCATGCACTCGAAGCTAAGGTGTTCGCCGCATGGGTGCTATGGTTTCTCCTACTCTACCTTCAGAGTATCTTGGGCCCTATGCGCGGTCGCTCGGGGCACTGGCTGGTCTACTACGGTGCCATGGCCGCCTACTATCTCCCAACTGTTATTGCTTTTTCTGCGGCCAGTGCCGTTTATTCCTCAGAATCTGACGACCTCAAAGATATCCTCATCGTCGGTTGCTTCTTCTTGCTGTTCTTATCTGCCCGAGGTGCTGTCACTATGACCGCGTTCAGTCAGGAGCATGGTCCAGTCAGACCCCAGAGCTGGCAACTGCTCCCATGGCTTCTCTATTTTGCATGGTTGCATTTGGATAAGATAAGGTCGAACGGACCGATGGAATTAGCAGATGTAATATCTTTTGCAATTTTATTTATTGCTCCGTTGTTTTATCTTGTGCTGGCCAAACCACGATCGCGAGCATccacactggaccaggagaccaAAGAGGTTGCTGACTACATGGTGCGTGTGTCCAGGTCGTCGTCGCCGGCACCATTCTTCCGTGGCGACGCAACTCGCAGGCTGTACGACCGCTGCAGATACCCTGTGCAGCTGACGAATGGCCAATGGATTACTTTCAGTAACGTGCTCCAGCAGCTTTGCCGGCTTCCACGAGATTGTGCCGTGGATCCAGATACTTGCCTCGCCTACAGCTTCTGCAGGCTGTTGGCAAGGCGCTACTTCGGGTTTCCTTGCGCTGAGGATGGGAACGAGCAGGTGCGTGACTTTGTACTGACGGAGCTTCTGGCAGACTGGAACAGGGGATTTACCATAGTTGAGGTGCAGCTGGCTCTCCTTCACGACTACTTCTTCACCAACTATGACTCCAGGTTAACCACTGGCTTGGTGTCGGTTAAACAAGGGATGGTAGCGTTCTTCCGTGATTCCCTGCTCTTCCTAGCTGGTGTTCTGCTAGTGTTTGTAATCAATGTAATCAGTGGCAGGCGTCTCCTGTTACTGCCCCTGTTGGTGGCAATTCCGGTAGGGCCTGTCATTGCCTACATCGTGACTTGGCGGGCCGAGTCTCCCGCTTTGCCAGCGCACTGGCATCCAATACGGAATATCTTCTTGTATTACCCTGACAATAATGCTACGGTCCGTCCTCCTACCATCGACCGGATTGTTCCTCCACGCAGTAATGATTCGCGGCTACCTCAGTACTGGAAGGGGAAAATGGGTCAGTACTCGGTCATCGAAGACTATGATCGCCGCTCATTCAACAAGGCACTTATAGCCTGGTGCAAGGTACATGTGCTGTCTCAAGTGTCATATAGTTTCATCAAGCATCACCCGGCAGAAGAAGAAGATGTCGGCGTTGCAGACTGTGTGAAAAGATTGGTAGCTCGTACTATCCAGCAGAACATGCTGTCCATGGGCACGAGGTCACTCGGTGCCGTCGTCGACAGAGACAACAGAGCCCATGATGATCATTATACCTCATGGACCTGCAGGCAAGAGACTCTCACGCACACCATCCTCATATGGCACGTTGCAACCTGCTACTGTGACATGATGTCCCAGGAGACAGT is part of the Miscanthus floridulus cultivar M001 chromosome 9, ASM1932011v1, whole genome shotgun sequence genome and encodes:
- the LOC136479518 gene encoding putative disease resistance RPP13-like protein 1; amino-acid sequence: MDGDRCSLEELGPLQLMNLIINFLENVASTSFATQARLGEKNCLRDLYLNCTSRLGNDGLLVNVEGGITKAEQRRIEEVFDELCPPPCIEHIDISGYFGQRFPRSMMPTVVAPLRSLRTLMMDDLACCTELPSGLSQLPCLELLQIIRAPGIKCVGREFLQLNNQQGVAFPRLQNLHFEGMVEWEEWAWVEQVKALPILKNLHISMCKLRRGPPGLAFHTRDLKKLGIYDVKHLRYLEDFTSVVHLDVFSNNDLERISNLPKLQKLVIFKRPKMKVLEGMPALQRLTLDDYDMETVPRYL